ATTAACTAtcctaaaaaaaaactttgAATATTGTGTTTTGTTTGGGTTTTTCATTTCAGATGATAGACACATTAAGAAGTTTAAGTTTGAATTATCgtattttttatcaatacatgtaaattgttttttttcatttggaattaaaaaaataaaaaaaggttTTTCTATTAAAAAGTTTTTAGTTACAAAATCTTTCTTGCGAAATATGTGTgttttaattatatcattaaaattgtgtggtattaaaaaatattcctttttaaaagtatttgatttattaaataatacattattttcttttctaTTTTCTTTTCTATTTTCTTGATGGATCTTTAGGTTATTTGTGGGgtcaatattattttcattcatCGACAAATTTATGGTATATTCCATAAACTTATCTTCATTACATAATttagtataaaaaaataaaaacttaAACCTTTTCTTTAGGTTTAAAATAAGAGTAAATGCATAATCTAATAGTTCTAATGTATTCCTTTttacataattattatttgaaaaaaaatttattttatcatatttacaAAAGTTCCAAAATGATAATGAATCAATAAATAATGCCCTTATAAAGTTTTTTTTctctaataatttttttaagctGTTTAATATAACTAAAAGATGACCTGGATTGAATATAGGGATATAATAAACATTTGAAAAAGACCGTTCTAATaattccttttttaattgatcTTTTTCGTATTTACCATATATGTTgacattattattgtttatatatttttcaaattttctGCTTATCATatcttcataatttttatagttAAAACTTAAATCACAGTCTAAAAAAGCAACCTTACAATTCATTCCTCTAAGTTCATTTACAGCTGAAATGTCAACTAATAATTCTGTTAGCAGTAAAGTTTTACCGCACCCTTCTTTtccatatatgcatatactaTCCGATTCCTTTAGAGTTCCATCttttacacattttttaattatttcacAATCCGAAAAACGATATACTTTGGTAGACTCCTCAAATAAATCCAAACAAGTGCAGTCTATTTCGATATTTCGCTTATTCTTTTTTTCCAtggaattaatttattttattttttaataggCATCActatattcatataatgtatatattttttccaaaaaatatattattcctAAGTATTCATTCTGATATTGTCCTTTGAATATAATACGATCTCacattttaattaatatcatttaagttataaatattaccatttaattatattatttatttatattttttatgaaatataaaGTGATAAATAAAATCATGAAAATAGAACatcgaaaaaaaacaaattggGCATATAAACTATTATCCCTACATAAACCTAAGATATAGGATGTggaattatgtatataataaaattaataaattgttTAATCATTGAATTTAAATCAATAcatatatcaaaatatatgtataaattattGCAAACAAGCAAACAAGTATTCGCACAGATATATATCTATTGCACAATAAAAGAACTATTTAAGCAACTTATATACATGAAAATAggcaaatataaataacttaataaaaataatgataataatgtaatatatgtgcgttgtgttttaaaaaaaaaaaaaaaggaaactCGCAAAGACAATGCTTAAAAAAGGGTTATGCAAATGTGCACataaatacttatttatttttttgttaatacaTAACagattatatgtaatatataatagcagtacaaaaaaataacgCAAAAAATTATcctcaaaaaaaaacatagaTTGCGTaataagaaataaaaaaaagagactaaaaaaataataaatttagaaGATAATGTATAAAACAGGATATgcttttattgttataaaatactatatatgtatgatattataactttgaataaaatcgaaaaatggctataaattatcatttattatcaaaattgattatcaaaaaataaagtatcattatatgcatatattaatatatatcataaaaagtatattattacacacgtatatttaaaaatacaaaatttttttgtttttccctttttcgaaaattttaaatttaagcAGTTATAATGATAACACGCTAAAGGATTATTAACtttttgtaaataataaataagctgatatatttttccactcgttattatttttattactttatattttccttCCTGTgctttttatcattttttttttattttttaattatattattattattatatttttttttttttttatttcacacACCACCCTATTTATGATACAATTAATTATAAGCCACATTTTTAAGCATGCCTTCAAAGACGTAAATTGTGATTTCTCCAAATATgcgtatatattatatgtttaaG
Above is a window of Plasmodium yoelii strain 17X genome assembly, chromosome: 9 DNA encoding:
- a CDS encoding P-loop containing nucleoside triphosphate hydrolase, putative, with product MEKKNKRNIEIDCTCLDLFEESTKVYRFSDCEIIKKCVKDGTLKESDSICIYGKEGCGKTLLLTELLVDISAVNELRGMNCKVAFLDCDLSFNYKNYEDMISRKFEKYINNNNVNIYGKYEKDQLKKELLERSFSNVYYIPIFNPGHLLVILNSLKKLLEKKNFIRALFIDSLSFWNFCKYDKINFFSNNNYVKRNTLELLDYAFTLILNLKKRFKFLFFYTKLCNEDKFMEYTINLSMNENNIDPTNNLKIHQENRKENRKENNVLFNKSNTFKKEYFLIPHNFNDIIKTHIFRKKDFVTKNFLIEKPFFIFLIPNEKKQFTCIDKKYDNSNLNFLMCLSSEMKNPNKTQYSKFFFRIVNSHTIVPL